The genomic interval AGCCGTTTGCTCGACTCCCATTGCGATCCTTAAGTGTCCTGACGATCCTTTCAATTCGACGCCGTATTCTCGCGGTCAGTTCATGGGGGCGGAGAAAACTTATGCTCGGGGCAACTATGCGATGAATATGGGACCGGGGCGGTACTGCATCCACGAAATGGATCCGAAATGTGTTGATGGATTTCACGTGGATGATCCTGATTTGGCAAACAAAAACTCAGTGCTGTGGGGCAGTGGGGCAGGGGGGGTCAACAAATCATTCAGCCTTAAGGATTGTACGGGCGGGGCCTCGAACTTCGTCCTCGTGGACGAGATTCGCGCTGGAGTGGCGCCAACGGACTCTCGCGGTTCATGGGCGCTCGGCTTCATTGGGTCGAGCCTCACAGCTCGCCACGGCTTGTTGAGCGAAGGAGACAACGGACCGAACAACCAAAACCCCGAGGTCGAGCAAATCGTCGGATGCAGAAAAACAATCGCAGCTCTCGGTGCGGACAAACTCGAAAAGCTGCGAATGCCCTGCCGACTCCAGGGCCAACCGGGTGATCCCGAGATGAATGGTCAGGCCACCTCACGCAGCATGCATCCAGCGGGTGTGAATGTTCTCGCGGCGGACGGATCAGTCCATTTTGTTGCGGATACAGTCAACCCGGATGTTTGGTTCTATATGCACAATCGTGAACCCGCCAAGGGGTTTAGTGCCGGATTCTGAAGAGTGTGTGGTAAGAATTTCACAGCCCGAAGAGAGGGGGACAGGCACATTGGCGCTGACGATGTCATGGCGTTTTTTAAGCTGGCCGGAGCCAGCCCCCGTTACTTCAACAGACTGCTAGGTTAAGCCTTCCCTTGATCGCGGGAAAATGAGCCAGTCCCCGGCCTGTGAACGGTTGCGTGTTTGCTCGACGAGTGATTCCTGATCCGCGCAGCGAAACGACTGTCTAACACCAAGATGCGGTCTCCCAAAACATGTTCCGGCTTTGCATCCCCGATCGAGTCGCCATCTTCGTTGGAATTTTTAGCACGATCCTGTGCGCGGTAAGTTACAGCCAGTTTGCAATTGCCAAGCCCAAGTCAACAAGCAGCTCACGTGAATCTTCCGAACACGCCGAATGGACTAAGGGGTTTCAGAACAGGACCTACATCGATTCCGAAGGAGTGGCGCATCGTTACATGATGTTCGTCCCTTATCGCCGACTTCCCAACGAACGACTGCCACTGCTCATCTACTTGAATGGATTCGGTGCGAATGGCAGTGATGGAATCTTGCCGCTTAAGGACGGAGTGGCGCCAATCATTTGGGAATCACGACATCGTTTTCCGTTTGTGGTGATTTGGCCGCAATGCAAGAAGGGCGATGTTTGGAGTAGCGAGTCGCAATCAACCAAACTTGCCATGTTGATTGCCACTGAAGTCGAAAACGAGTTTCGTACCGATCCCGATCGAGTATTTCTGAGTGGCATATCGACTGGCGGTCGTGGGGCATGGACAATCGCAGCCGCTCATCCAGATCGCATCGCGGCGGCAATTCCGATTTCAGCACACGTCAGCGATGCGGACGTTTTGAGAATCTCCGAATCAGAACTGCCAATTTGGAGCTATGCCGTTGATCTCGACGGGAATCAAATTGCCGAATCCAATTCGACGGCTCACTTCGGTTTTCTAAAACATGGCCAAAGTCCGTTCTACACAGAGCTGGGCATCAAAGAAGTGTTTTCGAAATGGGTCCACAATGGCTGGGATTTTGCCTATCGGAATGGAGGCCTGTATCGTTGGCTGGCCAACCAGACTCGTAGCCGTCGAGCGGTGAGAAGCTTACCGTTTGAACTTCTTGAACCCTCCGCATTCCCATCGAGAGTCAGTTCATCGCAAGATCAAGGCTTGTCGTTCAAATCGGCAGAACAAAAGGTCGATGCACCGTCTGACTCGGTCATTCGAAATCCAACAACTCTTAGCGAAGTATCGATTCGAGGTGTCAAAGAGGTCCATCTGGAATTCTTGCCTCAAGCGGGAACAAAGCGATTTGGCATCGGATTATTGGGCCGACGAACGGGAGACGCCCCAGAAGCGGGAGACGTTATTGACCTGGCAATCGACGATTTGAGTTCGAGTGGTGCGTATTCCTGGCCCAGTTCCCGCTGTCTTCAGTCCGCATCGCCGTTTGCTGAGCGGGCAATTTGTGTCGGCGCGTGGAACGATCTTCGAATTTCATTTGATTCAGAGCATATTTCGGTTGATCTGAACGGTTGGAATCTGGTTCGTCACGTTCCGTTGTCGACCCCTGACGCGAACATCGGATTTGTGGCTGTTGGGGATCCGGGCACGAGTGTGCAGATCCGAAATGTCCGCATTCGGCGAGACCCTGCGGCGGAAAGCACCACGAATCGTGAGGCCACGGCTGCCGAACCCACCTCGACAGCCGTGAATCAATTCGAAACCGTTGACATGGCATCGATCGGCACCGCCTGGAAAAAACGCGAGGCCGCATTCGCAAATATCGAAGTGACTTGGGACGAAGGCGATGAGTGCCGTTTTGCATCGGAGTTATTTCGCCCCGGCCTCACCGACCAACCACAAAATCCAAGCCAAACGGTAAGCCGACTAAGCTTGTCACCAGAGGCATTGCGTTACTCGACAGTTTGGCCATATGGACTCATGAATCTTTGGCGCAAATGTCGCGTCGAATGCCTATCCAGCTCAGACGAGTTTAAGCAAGCTTTGGCGACAAAGTTTGAAATTCCCGACGAGCATCCATTCGGCACTTTGCGATGGAATGTCCACTGCACCATCGACCAGCGCACGGATGTCGTACTGACCGACAATGATCGAGGACTGGGTGCAGTCCAATTCAGTGGTATCGACATTTGGAATGACCGGCCGGGTGACTTGGACGAAGTTTCTTGGCATGCTCCCGCCTTGGCCTTGCATCCCCTCTCGGCGCGCGGCATCCATTGCCAGTTGGATCAATGTCAGCTGATTTCCACGAGTGCTCAGGTGGCGGGTTGTCAAACGATCGTGATTGAGGAAACAACGCGTTCAAACGCAAGCTCATTCAATCGGCGATTCTGGTTAGACCCGCTTCGCGAGTTTGTGATTCTGAGGGCGACCACGACGGTTGTTGGCGAGTTCCGCTCGCAAGTTGATATCGAATACCTTCAAGACAAACATCAGCACTGGATCCCCAAGTCGTGGAAATTGATTGCCAGACCTGACGACCCCGCTCCCGCTGTGCAAGAACGGTTTCCGGGCGACGAATTGGTGTTTGAAATCGGTTCCGCAAAGAATGTGGAATGCATTGTCGACGGATTGCAGCAAGACTCCCCTCTACCAAGCAAGATTCCTGTTGGTGCAATCGTGTTTGATCAGGCGACAAACGAATGGGCGCGGCAAACTGCCGCTGACCAACAAAAACCGTTAACCCCTTATGAAGTGAAAGTGCTTGTGCTCGGCAAGCAACTCCATCAACGCGTTTCGTTGTTCAGTCAATATTCGTGGCGTTTTTACGTCGGTGCTGCTGCAACTTTGACGCTTCTCTTTCGGCTCGTGTTCATTGCAAGAACGCTCGCCAAGAAGAAGGCTTTGTCGTCGTCCGAAGGCTGCTGACTCGCGGAGAGTTCCCCTAGTTTGACAGCAGGTTCGAAAGAAAGAATTTCGCAACAAGCGAGCTTACGATGTCAAAAGGTGTTATCGATTCGAATGCGGCAGAAGTCCCGGATGCGTGTTGGATTTATCAAACCTCAACCGGGAACGTCGGCCCGATCACAACTGAGCAATTCATGGAGGCCGTTCAGGCGGGAGTTGTCTCGCCAAGTACCCTCGTTCGATTGAAGAATTCTATGGCGTGGATGAAGGCGTCCGAAATTGAAGGACTCGAATTCACAAGCCGTCCATCGACGGACAAGAACTCTTCGACAACGTTGGATCGTTCGGCAAAAAAGAATTCTCTTGCGCCCGCGAATAACGAAATGTTGAAATTATTCGCAGAATGCGTCGATCGCCAACAATCGAAGACGCCCAAGCCCGCAAAAGGAGCCGTTCGACCGCAACCTATCCGGCGTCGCAGCCTTATTGGCGATTCGCTCGTCCCTCTTTTGCAATCGATCATCTCGTACCCGATGGACGTTGCGACCGGAGTCGCGGAGAATGCCTGGCCATTTGCCGCTCGTGCCCTCCGTTCATGGATCGTCTGGTCGTCGGTTGCGACGCTCATCGTGATCTTCGCCATCCCCAAGCTGCCGATTACCTGGACGACTCAAAAGCACGTCTATTCCACGTTGGCACAAATTGTGGCGGAATTAGAAGAATTTCGACTGAAGAACCCCACGGCCCATGACTGGGATAGGTTTGAGCAGAGGTCAAACTTTCAGGTCACAGAGCTGTTGCCAATGTTGCAAAGGAACGCAAAGATCGACGACCCCGTGTCGATGTCTTTATTGTGGCTTGCGCGGGATTATATTCCAGTTGCGATTCGGGACCGCGCGGGGAAATCCGCGGAAACGGACGATAAGATCAGCACGCTGTTGGCAAGTGTCAAAGTGAAACTCGAGAAGCCGGCCCGGTCCAGGCCGCCGGTTGACTACTGGACGATGGGAATTGTCGCTTTTGATCTTGTGTTGGCCTGTGCGGCAATTGCTTTTTTCTCAAAGCACTGGTGGTCCGCGGGATTCGCTCGACATTGAGCCATGTGGGCCATTCAATGTTGGCGATTGCCACGCCCATGACGGTATCAGTCTGGTCCACCGCGAGGTTGATCGCGATGTCTTGTCGGCACCCCCCAGAGAAATCAAAGGCACCAGGCGGATTGCCCCGTGTTTTGAATCGAGGCAACGGATGTCAGGAGATTTCTACAAGCCTGAGGACGATGCCACGTATGGGACAATTCTTGCAGAAGGGCTCGAGTCGCATGATGCCACGCTCATTTGCGTTCAACGGATGCTCCATCAATGGCACCTTGTCCTGCGACCCAGCCTCGATGGAGAGCTGAGTCGTTCATGCGCCGCATGACACCGACCCACGCCATGCGCTATCCGGCTCACGCCCCCGTTACTTCAACGGCTGTTAGGCGGCCTTTGGTCTTGATCGCATTTGCAGCCAGCGTTTCACGACTTTCATCGGGGAGACGTAGAGGACTCCGAGGAGGTGGACGCTGGTGGCGATCGTCAAGACGTTGGCTCGTGGATACGTGCAGATGTAGCGGCTGTCGAGGTTGGGTCGGAACCGTGTCTTGAATTGCCAGAGGCCGGCGACGTCGAACAAACATTGAAGTCGTGCGATGCCGAACTTTAATAGCCCCTGTATCAGGCGGCTTGATTGACGGTCGTGGGTGCCACAATTGTGGCCTGGAAGCAAGCAGAGTGAGACCTGGTCGACTCCCTCTGCGCGTAGTGTGTCGATCGCCTGTAACATCGTGAAAGGAACGGCTCCTCGGACCGAGTCCGCGCGATGGCGATACATTTCGAACGCCCAGCCGCGTCCGTCGTCATACGGATTTGCCACGACGAAGGCCTCGATTCGTCCCTGTTCAGATCGAGTGATAAAAATTCGCTTTCGGTCCAGGTGAGCGAAGTCGAGCTGTCCTTCGAAGAAGCGCATCGTGCAGGCTTGCGGCTTGTCCTGAATCGACTCCAATTCCACGATGCGAAGTTCGTTTTGCGTGCGGAGTTGATCGAGAACATTGGTCGGTGTCGGAAACCATTCTTCCGTCACGAGACCGGCTCGCTGACAGAAGTTTTTTTGTCGCCGTAGCCACTCGAACGCACCGCCAGTCGGAGCCCACGTCGACAAGTTGAGGATGGCATCTTCGCCCCATTTGGTGACGTGCATTCCAAATCGCCGGAACAGGTCAAGATCCTCATCCGTGATATTGAAGAACGCGGCCGAGTTGTAGTTCCTTTTGACCATGCGCAAGAATTCGCCCAACAGTCGCGGCCGATCATCAGGGGCAGCCAACAGGCCTCCACCGACTTTCACGTGCCCCAAAACGACCGTGTACGAGACGGCGCCCCTGCGATCGGAAGAAAAAAAGAACTTCCGGTCGGCTTCGCAGGCGAG from Schlesneria paludicola DSM 18645 carries:
- a CDS encoding DUF1559 domain-containing protein translates to MHQKHTPRRRGVTIVEVLVVIGIIALLVALILPAVQSSRSAARKVSCSNNLRQIGLALQNYHDQFSVFPPAAVWAGPPGEPLARNRIPIGVIDRIALGLTSRDADRLHANWLIMLLPSLGESAVWNSFNSNLLVADTANAAVCSTPIAILKCPDDPFNSTPYSRGQFMGAEKTYARGNYAMNMGPGRYCIHEMDPKCVDGFHVDDPDLANKNSVLWGSGAGGVNKSFSLKDCTGGASNFVLVDEIRAGVAPTDSRGSWALGFIGSSLTARHGLLSEGDNGPNNQNPEVEQIVGCRKTIAALGADKLEKLRMPCRLQGQPGDPEMNGQATSRSMHPAGVNVLAADGSVHFVADTVNPDVWFYMHNREPAKGFSAGF
- a CDS encoding alpha/beta hydrolase-fold protein, which translates into the protein MFRLCIPDRVAIFVGIFSTILCAVSYSQFAIAKPKSTSSSRESSEHAEWTKGFQNRTYIDSEGVAHRYMMFVPYRRLPNERLPLLIYLNGFGANGSDGILPLKDGVAPIIWESRHRFPFVVIWPQCKKGDVWSSESQSTKLAMLIATEVENEFRTDPDRVFLSGISTGGRGAWTIAAAHPDRIAAAIPISAHVSDADVLRISESELPIWSYAVDLDGNQIAESNSTAHFGFLKHGQSPFYTELGIKEVFSKWVHNGWDFAYRNGGLYRWLANQTRSRRAVRSLPFELLEPSAFPSRVSSSQDQGLSFKSAEQKVDAPSDSVIRNPTTLSEVSIRGVKEVHLEFLPQAGTKRFGIGLLGRRTGDAPEAGDVIDLAIDDLSSSGAYSWPSSRCLQSASPFAERAICVGAWNDLRISFDSEHISVDLNGWNLVRHVPLSTPDANIGFVAVGDPGTSVQIRNVRIRRDPAAESTTNREATAAEPTSTAVNQFETVDMASIGTAWKKREAAFANIEVTWDEGDECRFASELFRPGLTDQPQNPSQTVSRLSLSPEALRYSTVWPYGLMNLWRKCRVECLSSSDEFKQALATKFEIPDEHPFGTLRWNVHCTIDQRTDVVLTDNDRGLGAVQFSGIDIWNDRPGDLDEVSWHAPALALHPLSARGIHCQLDQCQLISTSAQVAGCQTIVIEETTRSNASSFNRRFWLDPLREFVILRATTTVVGEFRSQVDIEYLQDKHQHWIPKSWKLIARPDDPAPAVQERFPGDELVFEIGSAKNVECIVDGLQQDSPLPSKIPVGAIVFDQATNEWARQTAADQQKPLTPYEVKVLVLGKQLHQRVSLFSQYSWRFYVGAAATLTLLFRLVFIARTLAKKKALSSSEGC
- a CDS encoding DUF4339 domain-containing protein, producing MSKGVIDSNAAEVPDACWIYQTSTGNVGPITTEQFMEAVQAGVVSPSTLVRLKNSMAWMKASEIEGLEFTSRPSTDKNSSTTLDRSAKKNSLAPANNEMLKLFAECVDRQQSKTPKPAKGAVRPQPIRRRSLIGDSLVPLLQSIISYPMDVATGVAENAWPFAARALRSWIVWSSVATLIVIFAIPKLPITWTTQKHVYSTLAQIVAELEEFRLKNPTAHDWDRFEQRSNFQVTELLPMLQRNAKIDDPVSMSLLWLARDYIPVAIRDRAGKSAETDDKISTLLASVKVKLEKPARSRPPVDYWTMGIVAFDLVLACAAIAFFSKHWWSAGFARH
- a CDS encoding DUF2156 domain-containing protein; the encoded protein is MQTQTHRPHLHGSGHHRVRTFQRPINERELAEKFAFEHGQTYDSYLACEADRKFFFSSDRRGAVSYTVVLGHVKVGGGLLAAPDDRPRLLGEFLRMVKRNYNSAAFFNITDEDLDLFRRFGMHVTKWGEDAILNLSTWAPTGGAFEWLRRQKNFCQRAGLVTEEWFPTPTNVLDQLRTQNELRIVELESIQDKPQACTMRFFEGQLDFAHLDRKRIFITRSEQGRIEAFVVANPYDDGRGWAFEMYRHRADSVRGAVPFTMLQAIDTLRAEGVDQVSLCLLPGHNCGTHDRQSSRLIQGLLKFGIARLQCLFDVAGLWQFKTRFRPNLDSRYICTYPRANVLTIATSVHLLGVLYVSPMKVVKRWLQMRSRPKAA